The following proteins come from a genomic window of Nocardiopsis sp. YSL2:
- a CDS encoding proline dehydrogenase family protein, whose product MTAHPTTATTDLPAQAAEVLRGLALDEDLKWRVPEDPVLGPVAARVARRFVAGESLTDAVERARRVIAGGHRASVEFMGESCRDEQRAAAETYVFLEAARLLPEGCSVSLDLSHVGLAIDSELALANASRIARATAGSGREMMISAEGSDRTDAVLAVHRALCEEFDHVGVTVQARLHRTAADLPGLLELPGRIRLVKGAFLEPRDIALPREDPALADTYTAYAERLADSGHLCSFATHDWDLIDHIDRHLGGRGHANAPWEFETLLGLGPDRLDAMAERGHPTREYVVFGTEWWLYVCNRLAEDPQRVLQALVDAAS is encoded by the coding sequence ATGACCGCACACCCCACCACAGCGACCACCGACCTCCCGGCACAGGCCGCCGAGGTCCTGCGCGGGCTCGCGCTCGACGAGGACCTGAAGTGGCGCGTCCCGGAGGATCCGGTCCTGGGCCCCGTGGCGGCCCGGGTCGCCCGGCGCTTCGTGGCGGGCGAGAGCCTGACCGACGCGGTGGAGCGCGCGCGGCGCGTCATCGCGGGCGGCCACCGCGCCAGCGTCGAGTTCATGGGCGAGAGCTGTCGCGACGAGCAGAGGGCCGCGGCGGAGACCTACGTGTTCCTCGAAGCCGCCCGGCTCCTGCCCGAGGGCTGTTCGGTCTCGCTCGACCTCTCGCACGTCGGTCTGGCCATCGACAGCGAACTCGCCCTGGCCAACGCCTCCCGGATCGCCCGGGCGACCGCCGGGTCCGGCCGCGAGATGATGATCTCGGCCGAGGGCTCCGACCGCACCGACGCCGTGCTGGCCGTGCACCGCGCCCTGTGCGAGGAGTTCGACCACGTCGGCGTGACCGTGCAGGCGCGGCTGCACCGCACGGCCGCGGACCTGCCGGGGCTCCTCGAGCTCCCCGGCCGGATCCGGCTGGTCAAGGGCGCCTTCCTCGAACCACGGGACATCGCCCTCCCGCGCGAGGACCCCGCCCTGGCCGACACCTACACCGCCTACGCCGAGCGGCTGGCCGACTCGGGCCACCTGTGCTCGTTCGCGACCCACGACTGGGACCTGATCGACCACATCGACCGCCACCTCGGCGGCAGGGGCCACGCGAACGCGCCCTGGGAGTTCGAGACCCTGCTCGGCCTCGGCCCCGACCGCCTCGACGCCATGGCCGAGCGGGGCCACCCCACCCGCGAGTACGTCGTCTTCGGCACCGAGTGGTGGCTCTACGTCTGCAACCGGCTCGCCGAGGACCCCCAGCGCGTGCTCCAGGCCCTCGTCGACGCCGCGTCCTGA
- a CDS encoding GlxA family transcriptional regulator — protein MIGDVVVLALEGGHAFELGVFCEVFGIDRSDGALPVYDFALVSAAGDSVRTRHGFEVRASHGVDRLASADLICVPAYDLAVPQPDRLTDELRAAAERGARVMSICTGAFLLGAAGLLDGRRCTTHWRYTDELARRHPRARVESDVLYVEDGPIITGAGTAAGVDTCLHVVRAAHGSAVANAIARRMVAPPHREGGQRQYRERPQARQGASPLSAVLNWIEANLDRNLTVEEMARHAHMSPRTFARRFQQEVGTTPLQWLTGQRVLLAQHHLEATDTPVTAIAGRTGFGTVDNLRHHFVRRLGVTPQGYRRTFRAPREE, from the coding sequence GTGATCGGTGATGTCGTCGTCCTGGCCCTGGAGGGCGGCCACGCCTTCGAACTGGGTGTGTTCTGCGAGGTCTTCGGTATCGACCGGAGCGACGGCGCACTGCCCGTCTACGACTTCGCCCTCGTCTCGGCCGCGGGCGACAGTGTGCGCACCCGGCACGGCTTCGAGGTGCGGGCCTCCCACGGTGTGGACCGGCTCGCCTCCGCGGACCTGATCTGTGTCCCCGCCTACGATCTCGCGGTGCCCCAGCCGGATCGCCTGACCGATGAGCTGCGCGCCGCCGCCGAGCGGGGCGCCCGTGTCATGAGCATCTGCACCGGGGCCTTCCTCCTGGGCGCCGCCGGCCTGCTCGACGGGCGGCGCTGCACCACCCACTGGCGCTACACCGACGAACTCGCCCGCCGCCACCCGCGCGCCCGCGTCGAGTCGGACGTGCTCTACGTCGAGGACGGCCCGATCATCACCGGGGCCGGCACCGCGGCGGGCGTGGACACCTGCCTCCACGTGGTCCGCGCGGCGCACGGGAGCGCCGTCGCCAACGCGATCGCCCGCCGCATGGTCGCGCCTCCGCACCGGGAGGGCGGTCAGCGCCAGTACCGCGAACGCCCCCAGGCGCGGCAGGGGGCCAGCCCGCTCTCCGCCGTCCTGAACTGGATCGAGGCCAACCTCGACCGGAATCTGACCGTCGAGGAGATGGCCCGCCACGCGCACATGTCACCGCGCACCTTCGCCCGGCGCTTCCAGCAGGAGGTCGGCACCACTCCGCTGCAATGGCTGACGGGGCAGCGCGTCCTGCTGGCCCAGCACCACCTGGAGGCGACCGACACCCCGGTCACCGCCATCGCGGGGCGTACCGGGTTCGGCACGGTCGACAACCTGCGCCACCACTTCGTCCGGCGACTGGGTGTCACTCCCCAGGGCTACCGGCGCACGTTCCGGGCCCCGCGCGAGGAGTGA
- a CDS encoding NAD(P)/FAD-dependent oxidoreductase produces the protein MSEAPVVVIGAGEAGLATVEAANRHRVRPLVLEAADTAGGSWPHYYESLTLFSPSPYASLPGRAMPGGEATYPGRDEVTAYLRGYADRLDADFRFGQKVTRVERDGGGFTVTTADGTRHAARALVAASGTFTRPHRPPLPGLDGFTGTVLHSCEYRAPEPFRGQRIVVVGAGNSGVEIAVELAGVARVSLASRAPIGWVDQRPLGRDVHWWGAVTGVDSAPVGRLWERVRTPVIDDGRFRAAFATGNPDRRPLFTRLRGESVEWADGATEAVDTVLLATGYRPALDFLDGTGALDADGRPLHSGGVSTTVPGLGYVGLEFQRSYSSASLRGVGRDAHRVVRGVLT, from the coding sequence ATGTCCGAGGCCCCCGTGGTCGTCATCGGTGCCGGAGAGGCAGGGTTGGCCACCGTCGAGGCCGCCAACCGCCACCGCGTCCGCCCGCTGGTCCTGGAGGCCGCCGACACGGCCGGGGGCTCGTGGCCGCACTACTACGAGAGCCTGACCCTGTTCTCGCCCTCCCCCTACGCCTCCCTCCCGGGCCGGGCGATGCCCGGCGGCGAAGCGACCTACCCCGGGCGGGACGAGGTCACGGCCTACCTGCGCGGCTACGCCGACCGGCTGGACGCCGACTTCCGCTTCGGTCAGAAGGTGACCCGCGTCGAGCGCGACGGCGGCGGGTTCACCGTCACCACGGCCGACGGCACCCGGCACGCCGCACGCGCGCTCGTCGCGGCCTCGGGGACCTTCACGCGCCCGCACCGGCCGCCGCTGCCGGGTCTGGACGGGTTCACCGGCACGGTGCTCCACTCGTGCGAGTACCGCGCACCCGAACCCTTCCGCGGGCAGCGGATCGTGGTCGTGGGAGCCGGGAACTCCGGTGTCGAGATCGCCGTCGAGCTGGCGGGGGTCGCCCGGGTGAGCCTCGCCAGCCGGGCCCCGATCGGCTGGGTGGACCAGCGCCCCCTCGGCCGCGACGTCCACTGGTGGGGCGCCGTCACCGGCGTGGACTCCGCCCCTGTGGGCCGGTTGTGGGAGCGGGTGCGGACGCCGGTCATCGACGACGGCCGCTTCCGTGCGGCGTTCGCCACCGGCAACCCGGACCGCCGACCGCTCTTCACGCGCCTGCGGGGAGAGTCCGTGGAGTGGGCCGACGGCGCCACGGAGGCGGTCGACACGGTGCTGCTGGCCACCGGCTACCGGCCCGCACTGGACTTCCTGGACGGCACGGGGGCTCTGGACGCCGACGGCCGCCCCCTGCACTCGGGCGGGGTCTCCACCACCGTCCCCGGCCTGGGGTACGTGGGACTGGAGTTCCAGCGCAGCTACTCCTCGGCCAGCCTGAGAGGGGTGGGCCGCGACGCCCACCGCGTCGTGCGCGGTGTCCTCACCTGA